Part of the Spea bombifrons isolate aSpeBom1 chromosome 3, aSpeBom1.2.pri, whole genome shotgun sequence genome, gcgagtgagcctattggtcacctgcagggtctttctctggcatcaaccaattggttgatgccagaggaggtccctgtaggcgaccaataggctcattcacactgccctgtaacccgtgacggcgaacctgcggatttccacttccgggaactgccgcgaagccgcgaagacaagacaaggtaagatgaagggggggaatggtagacgaagacgaagacaatcacgaagatcttcgtggtgtgtgtcttcgtcttcgcctacgttttaccgccgccgtcttctcttcggcgtgtcttcggaacgaacacgaaaacgcactcttcgtgttcgtttccatgttcgcccgaagacgaatgcacaagtctagtatatatttaatgtactaGTGTCTACTCAAGTGTTTTCAACTTGTTCTATAACCATAACAGTTTAAACTCAAGTCAATTTAACTTGTTCTTGAACCATAACAGAACAGGATTTAAAGTTATACAGTCTTAAGAAATCTGTAGCCCTAAGGAAGAATGAAGATATGTTTCCTTCCCATAACATTCTATGTATTGCATGAGCACATAGATCGCATAACACATAAAATAATCAGATCTTGTATTGTTGGTTAATGGCTATCACAGGATAAATATTTCTTTGCATTCTTTGTTAGATGAAGCAGTAATTGGCCCTATTAGAGTTATCCAGGTGCACGGCTATGATGATCCAGATCCCTAGTAAATGGGATTTGACCTAACATAGCTATTAAAATGTTCTAAACCTGGTGTAATGAATGACCTTAATTGAAGTGTGCAAAGGCAGTGATTTGTGCATTGAGTTAAACTGCATTTGACTGAATGAGGCTTGACAAGACTGCAGGTGTGCTGTGTTATTCATAATGCCAACAGGAGTTCTGCTATGCGTTATTACATGTGCAAAGGCCATAACTTAATCCCATATTTTAGCTTAGCACTTAATATGCTTTATTAGATCATATGCAGCCTTATAAAGGGAATTCTACTGATTTTATTGAGATGCTTATGAATGAAAATATGCCTACAAGAATGTCTGTGTGAGAGGTGGTCCTTGTCCAACTTAGAAAGGTGTGCTATAAAGATGTCCACAGCAGCCTTCAATGTCGGTTGAcaaccaagtttttttttacacgttaCCTGGCAAGGACTACATTTTTAGTACATCAACATCTTACCATGTAACCCAGTTATACGTTTGTGTGTGTTCTTCCACATTCATTAAACTATAGGTGATTAGTCGAGGTGTACCTGTATGCTACTTAGGGAAAGTCCTACTGTGCGACCATGTCAACGCAAAAGAAGTACTGAAACGCTAACGTTTGGGAGGAATTAGAGCCAGGTTACTCAATTATACTTGTTCAGTTTTACCAAGCTGGGCCAAGCCGAACATAGGGCTCCATCTCAGCTGGACACTAAACAACAGTGGCCAAGTGGGGAGCCAAGACTTCACAATAATCAAAATGACAGTTTTCATATGATCCTAGTGAGTCCCATATTGCTCATGCACAACTCTCTGAGTTGAACCTGAAAATAGGAATTGTCCCGACGAAGCAGATGCTGTCCTGGTGGTGGTTTGGATGTCCCGTTTGGAAGAAAacatcccgccgcttgccaccaatgtgacgggaccgacccgttaacagtagataaagctgcagatgttagctgtcaAAAACAACTcctatgatgctcagccagccaggtgtccaccatgactAGGCATCGTGGGAGTTGTAATTCACAAATAACACCTGTCACAccatctgctgttaactacagttcacatgaggctcagccagacataatgcttccatgatgctggctgagcatcatggaaaATGgagtcaacagtaaagctgcagatgctagctgtgaactacaattcccatgattctcagccagccaagTGTTCACCATAATGCTGACTGAGCAttattggaagagtagtcaaaaaatgctaatgttagcctccccacatatatacatgtgcactgcccttacacacatatatacacatacactgcgcTTATGCAcagctgcctttacacacacatatacacatacactgcccttacacaacagACCTTGTGTTCCCTTAATTTTGGACCAGTTGGAGGGAGATCCGTGACCCACAACTGCCGATTTTCCAGACATGTCCCGAAATCCCGGGACTGTCCAGGGAAAATCGGGACATTTGGCAAGTATGCACAGACTGCACAGAGCCCCGATTTTAacctcttttggctgaatgggcacaaattcccaaagacacacactccaaaatcttctgGAAAgtctttccagaagagtggaggctatTATAGCAACAAAGGGGGGCAATTCCATATTTTCCAAAATGGGATGTccgactaagacaaaccgatgcattaggtaaagagggccctgctcgcaagcttatgcAATTACATATCCCGCAACCTACCCCTGGATGCCTCATATATCTTGTGAAattatgaaaaacataaaaataaatttagtgCATACATTTTATGTGCCAGACATTCATAATTAAAGCCAAATTCACGGCATCCTTGCAGACATCCAAGCAGTCAAGttagcctttttatttttttactaaacttTATTTTAGGCTTTGGAATCTATGTGCACATTGAAAATCAATAGTTACATCGAACACGCAGCAAAGATAAAGAGGAACACCCTATCAGTGACTTTCATACGTGTGATCGACCGGTCGTGAGGGGGTTAAGCCAGCATTAGCCCCGCCCCCTCTGCTCTGTACACGGAAGTGCTTGTTCAGAGCTGCGTGCCGCTGATGTACGGCTGGGAGCCGGAGTGCTGATTTCCGTGTCTTGTACAGTCCCTTTGCTGcgacatttttgtattattgtggTGTTTCCGCTCTTGTGTTTTGTACTGCTTAGTACGGATGAAGCCTAGTGTGGTTATGTTTGCTGTGAGGTTGTCGTTAGGGTTAAAACGCACTTAAGCACAGTAAGCGTGTATGGTGGAATCGTTCTATCACTTATAGGTGTATATCATCATAGAAGTTGTGTTGGGGCAATTGTGTTACTGCAGTGTGTTGTAGGTTGTGGTGTATTGGAAGCCTGTTTGTGCTGTTTTcattattgtggtttttttttttacagcgctGGTTAAAGTATGCCCCCCTGCGCCGTGCATCCTGTGCACTCCctgcttttttgttatttactaaGTTGCGCGTGTTTAGCTACGAGCTGGTATACGCATAATGTTGACGGAGCAGCCAGTTCTGACTTGTTATCTCAGTCACTTTGGGCAGAAGAGCTGTCGCTCTCCCTGCTACCGTCTTACTACTCGGCTAGAAGTTTCTCTGATGGTCCAGAGGTCTGTTCCCATCTTCTCATTGAGTTTGCGAACAGCAGTGCTGCGCTCAGCGAGTGTTTGGTAAAAAACGCGAGGCCGGTACGGCTTTGCCAGAAGTGCCGCCACGAATACGTTCAGCTGAGAGCCGTAATGGATAACATAACGCAAAAACAGGTGTGTAGCAATCTGTCCTGTTTAttgtataaaaacatagaacttgacgcCCATTATTCCTGATGTGGAGTctctgaccttaatcagtccttggtcttgtcttagattcaagaaagctttatgcctatcccatgcatgtttacatttcctcactgtattagcatctaccacttctgatgggaggctgttccatttatccctCAATTCAACTCTTCAACCGAGATCTTCTTTCCTTCTCATTCCCCTGCAAACGTCGTACAGAGTTCTGTCCTCGTACCGTTTTTAGGGAATGAGGAAGGTGACCCATGCTTCCTGTAATGCAATATTTCTATGCGTCGCATGATTTTCTTTCTTGAAATAGGGAAGGATTGTTTCACGTCCTATATCGGAAAATCCAAACCTCGATGGCATTCGGCCCGTTTGTGGTGATCTGCTTTGTATACTTCTTCAGATGCCACAATTGTACtaaatccttttttaaaaatgaaatatatatagatgtaaagGTAGGTAAATTAATGTGATCCAAAAGACTTAGCAGCGACATATTTTAATTGACAATTATCATGTTATTTTGTGTTGGAACACAGTAACAATTGTTCAATCACAAGGGAAGTTAaagtcatgtgacacaagaaATGAGTATGTATGAGTCTAATGAGTTTAAGCAGATTATCTCATGTCTCTCCACTTCATGAGGAAGTGTTTATTTATAGTTGTCGGGATATTGGatcaaaataatacattgattCCTGGATAGCTATCCATAGCTGAAAAGAAGTCTCTTGCCCTACGGTTTCTGTTTGTCTTTGCTTACTTGTGTCTTTATTTAacctacagaataacacagacaTCTGTGCACAGCTTCTCCTACAGTCTGACCGGGTCCATGTGCTTGTGATTCTCAATGAGTTCTTTCAAAATACATGGGAAGATTCCAAGTGCGACGGTAGGTATTTTTCATGTCCTGCGTTAAAGGgactctccagccatcatatgccctGTAATGTACCGTATTGCCCCACCCCCTTGATTTACCAATCCATCCCCAGACACCCTGATGTCTtgcgggggcagccggtggacgtctgtgcgatgcgcgtagactaCCTCTACTGCTGCTCGCCACTTCCGCCGGGCCTTCtatgctggcagcagcggaagttgtctgcgcctatcacacagacgttcaccagttgccagagagaaggatacaggtctcctgcagctctgctggggatcctcctctctggcagccggtgaacggcTGCGCAATGCGCTCAGAAAACCTCCGCTGCTGATGGCCAgtacttccactggggcttctatggtgaagcaccggcagcagtgggggttgtctgcatcgcacagacacccaccgactgccagagaggaggatctaggtCAGTACCccctcggcgcccctctctcctctgcggcaagtctccctgctctgtctcggtgccggcttgtaatgctgagtgctggaagagtgctgaaaggtaagtacaagaaggggggagggaagggtagataagggggggggcattttaaagtTCGCCCCatgcggcattttgccttgggccg contains:
- the OSTM1 gene encoding osteopetrosis-associated transmembrane protein 1 is translated as MPPCAVHPVHSLLFCYLLSCACLATSWYTHNVDGAASSDLLSQSLWAEELSLSLLPSYYSARSFSDGPEVCSHLLIEFANSSAALSECLVKNARPVRLCQKCRHEYVQLRAVMDNITQKQNNTDICAQLLLQSDRVHVLVILNEFFQNTWEDSKCDDCLENNSTQIKNSTTEFMQLYDKLNNCFNNSMKKPEFQKLEGNYSRVCQNCNVSYRSLNALYSKLELSKALCIDLEDAMNSTRTLWSRVFNCTVPCTDTVPVIAVSVFIFFLPVVFYLSSYLHSEQKKLKLVLPKRLLPNANIANIQDHSN